Proteins encoded in a region of the Scyliorhinus torazame isolate Kashiwa2021f chromosome 1, sScyTor2.1, whole genome shotgun sequence genome:
- the LOC140421231 gene encoding paired box protein Pax-1-like isoform X1, whose product MFYQTYGEVNQLGGVFVNGRPLPNAIRLRIVELAQLGIRPCDISRQLRVSHGCVSKILARYNETGSILPGAIGGSKPRVTTPTVVKYIREYKQGDPGIFAWEIRDRLLGDAVCDKYNVPSVSSISRILRNKIGNLSHSGHYETSKQLPSQHTLPYNPIYQYSYPNHMSSAAAKMGSATGVPVPGVTGHMGIHRTWPSAHSVSNILGLRSIVEQAAAYGGSEVSAYQTKMEDWSNVNRAAFSSAQSVNGIEKQAIDPDLKYPQPPSALSAASSFVPACAVGPYPSSNQVPGYGVYSGPGAGYVTGHPWQSQGSSLSHSGPGIGMHGGDIHAPMPFKHLAAREVADRKPGNPANKPSESHSNPHGLSIPASST is encoded by the exons ATGTTTT ATCAGACTTACGGAGAGGTTAACCAACTCGGAGGCGTATTCGTTAACGGGAGGCCCCTTCCCAACGCCATCAGGTTGAGGATAGTGGAGTTGGCACAACTGGGGATTCGACCCTGCGACATCAGCCGGCAGCTCCGGGTGTCCCACGGCTGCGTGAGTAAAATCCTGGCCCGTTACAACGAGACGGGCTCCATCTTACCGGGGGCGATCGGAGGCAGCAAGCccagggtcaccacccccaccgTGGTGAAGTACATCAGAGAGTACAAGCAGGGCGACCCCGGCATCTTCGCCTGGGAGATCCGGGACAGGCTCCTGGGGGACGCCGTCTGTGACAAGTACAACGTGCCTTCGGTGAGCTCCATCAGCCGGATTCTGCGGAACAAGATCGGCAACCTGTCGCACTCGGGTCACTACGAGACCAGCAAGCAGCTCCCCTCGCAGCACACGCTGCCCTACAACCCCATCTACCAGTACTCCTACCCCAACCACATGTCctcggccgccgccaagatgggcaGCGCCACCGGCGTCCCGGTGCCAGGCGTTACGGGGCACATGGGCATCCACCGGACCTGGCCCTCCGCTCACTCAGTCAGCAATATCCTGGGCCTCAGGAGCATCGTGGAACAGGCAG CTGCTTATGGTGGCTCCGAGGTTTCAGCTTATCAAACCAAAATGGAAGATTGGAGCAATGTCAATCGGGCAGCCTTCTCCTCAGCTCAAAGTGTCAACGGGATTGAGAAACAGGCGATCGACCCGGATCTGAAATACCCCCAG cctccttccgcGCTGTCTGCTGCGAGCAGCTTTGTTCCCGCCTGTGCTGTTGGCCCTTATCCCTCCTCGAACCAGGTACCGGGTTATGGAGTGTACAGCGGGCCCGGAGCCGGCTACGTGACTGGCCACCCCTGGCAGTCCCAGGGCAGCAGCCTCTCCCATTCCGGGCCAGGAATTGGCATGCACGGCGGAGACATCCACGCACCAATGCCCTTCAAACACCTCGCAGCTAGAGAAG
- the LOC140421231 gene encoding paired box protein Pax-1-like isoform X2 gives MDQTYGEVNQLGGVFVNGRPLPNAIRLRIVELAQLGIRPCDISRQLRVSHGCVSKILARYNETGSILPGAIGGSKPRVTTPTVVKYIREYKQGDPGIFAWEIRDRLLGDAVCDKYNVPSVSSISRILRNKIGNLSHSGHYETSKQLPSQHTLPYNPIYQYSYPNHMSSAAAKMGSATGVPVPGVTGHMGIHRTWPSAHSVSNILGLRSIVEQAAAYGGSEVSAYQTKMEDWSNVNRAAFSSAQSVNGIEKQAIDPDLKYPQPPSALSAASSFVPACAVGPYPSSNQVPGYGVYSGPGAGYVTGHPWQSQGSSLSHSGPGIGMHGGDIHAPMPFKHLAAREVADRKPGNPANKPSESHSNPHGLSIPASST, from the exons ATGG ATCAGACTTACGGAGAGGTTAACCAACTCGGAGGCGTATTCGTTAACGGGAGGCCCCTTCCCAACGCCATCAGGTTGAGGATAGTGGAGTTGGCACAACTGGGGATTCGACCCTGCGACATCAGCCGGCAGCTCCGGGTGTCCCACGGCTGCGTGAGTAAAATCCTGGCCCGTTACAACGAGACGGGCTCCATCTTACCGGGGGCGATCGGAGGCAGCAAGCccagggtcaccacccccaccgTGGTGAAGTACATCAGAGAGTACAAGCAGGGCGACCCCGGCATCTTCGCCTGGGAGATCCGGGACAGGCTCCTGGGGGACGCCGTCTGTGACAAGTACAACGTGCCTTCGGTGAGCTCCATCAGCCGGATTCTGCGGAACAAGATCGGCAACCTGTCGCACTCGGGTCACTACGAGACCAGCAAGCAGCTCCCCTCGCAGCACACGCTGCCCTACAACCCCATCTACCAGTACTCCTACCCCAACCACATGTCctcggccgccgccaagatgggcaGCGCCACCGGCGTCCCGGTGCCAGGCGTTACGGGGCACATGGGCATCCACCGGACCTGGCCCTCCGCTCACTCAGTCAGCAATATCCTGGGCCTCAGGAGCATCGTGGAACAGGCAG CTGCTTATGGTGGCTCCGAGGTTTCAGCTTATCAAACCAAAATGGAAGATTGGAGCAATGTCAATCGGGCAGCCTTCTCCTCAGCTCAAAGTGTCAACGGGATTGAGAAACAGGCGATCGACCCGGATCTGAAATACCCCCAG cctccttccgcGCTGTCTGCTGCGAGCAGCTTTGTTCCCGCCTGTGCTGTTGGCCCTTATCCCTCCTCGAACCAGGTACCGGGTTATGGAGTGTACAGCGGGCCCGGAGCCGGCTACGTGACTGGCCACCCCTGGCAGTCCCAGGGCAGCAGCCTCTCCCATTCCGGGCCAGGAATTGGCATGCACGGCGGAGACATCCACGCACCAATGCCCTTCAAACACCTCGCAGCTAGAGAAG